The sequence CGAGTCGATCATACTCCCAAAGCTTGCCGATATTCCGCTTACGAAACTTTCCATTTAGTTTGCGAATTTCATAATCGTGCGAGTGAAAAGAAGCCGGTCAGTATGAACGTCATCGAGATTACCAAGGCTATGAGTAACGAGGTGATGAATTATATGACATTTCAGACTGGGAATCTTAAGCAAGTGACAAGTAATATGAATCCAAAGCTTCATTCAGTTCCACATGAGTCTAATGTCGGATAATCTTGGAGCGGTATACAATTAGTGACGTGCATGAGGCTATTGTCGGGAGAAATTACGAGAACAATCGGCATAATCGCCTCAATGTAACCACAACCGAGGCCCCGACGAAACAAAGTAAAATCGATCGTCTTGTCGAACAAATGTATCCGATGCTTACCGTCTCTGAAAAGATGGACCAAGTTTGGAATGTAGTggtaagttttttaaataagaaaagcgTATCAAAATTCggcaaataaatattggtaaaaaaatgtacattataattaatgaattccttcaaaaataatatagtgttTTAATTTGAACAACGTTAGATGGGGACGAAAAGCTCAGTGGACGACCTATTGTCAAAATCCGACGAATTACTTACTCAGGCTCAGAGGCAGGAGAGAGCGATCAGCGGGATTTACGCCGATCTAAGATCCAAAACAAATAAGATCATCGAAAATCTTGAGGGGCGTCGAAAGCCGCTTGAGGCAGCAAGAGGACGATGTGGCCACTCTCGCGCAACGCTCGATTCCGGCTGAATTGTTACTGGATCCGACAATCGATCGACTCGTTGAATATGATCCAAGCAGGTAAAAACGTTCTTACGTCAAATAACTTTCAGTACAATTATCGAGGATTAGGTGATGACTATAATACAATGACAATATGCATAAACAACAGTTTTTGTAGCGTTTAATTTAAGGGGGAAGGGTCAAGTAAAcggtcgtttttttttaaaagagaacATTAAAGGGAATGCTGGATCGAGTGATGGTCACATTTGATCGGGGTCGATAAAGTAGAATAATTGGCGAAGCTGGAGAGATCGAACTCCTCAAGTCCTGCGCGGCCAAttacaaaactaaaaataaaatcgtgaATGTCGATAATGTCAacattaatgatttttatgttacatgtaatatatttctatttttttgcattaccATTTGCGGTACTTCATATAACATATGAAttagaaatacatataaaaaggtGTCCTATTCCAAATGATCTATGCGTACATCATTTGGTACTATCATGCAATGTAGTAGCCACTTTTCCTTACGTCCAATACCATTTTAGGTCAGGACGTATTGACAACACATTGCACATACattgcacatattttttaaatctctttttGTGCTACGCctaataaaagagataaaaattattcttagcttagcttgtattaaaatataaattagtacATATActgtttatttgaaaaaaaattctgtatatTGCTCTAATCAAATGCAGTCCAAggatataattacatttgtatgcaatattagaatttcaattatgtgtattataatgtattcaTGTACACCTAAGCGCACGcacattataatacatattgtaattatacacTTATGGACTTATaacgtttaaaattgttttttttcacaacaaatgcttttaatattttgttgtaattataatCAACTTATGCCTTCggtagtaaattaaaaataccaaGCCTATGGCAATCACTTCTGgtattcttttttgtaaatagcCAGCTCATGATTTATGCCTCTGGcaacaagttaaaaattagctTATGACAATTGCTTCTAACACTTTCTTGTACATGGGTAGCTCACGACAAACGCCTCtggcatttttaaaaaattaatcagttCACGATTTACGcctctgaattttttaaaaactatccagctcacaataaacaaattttatatgtaatcacgttgcaataattttatatgcttaTCCTTTTTTACGAATACAGATTAGGAATAATATAACGTGCAactaaacaatttattatacaattactagaacattacaagCGCCCGCgctatttaactctttattttatgaaaataaattgcattaataattatatacataacgatttatacaaattagagaaaaaatagacttatgcaattatatatgatcatatatataattggccatatatattataatataataagatccGAAAAATGGGATATGATCTTATATAACCATGTACTATTATAtgtattcaaatataatatgattagcaaaaataataagataaacaaGTCAATATATTGAGCTAATACCAATTTtcctaatacaatataatttattaaattaaaatatataattataaacgctattaaaacaactgtgttaaaaaatgttaaacaaatttcaaaacgtttcgactatacatAGTCCTCTTCAGTCGTGCCAAATTGCCAATTTATAAACATGAGTAAAATAACgcaaacgaaaatataatttaagcagttaaaaaatgatgagaATTGAATAAGCATAAAAACAATGCATAgtctataaaaatgtgtcataataattaaaacgtaaacgaataaataatataatcaaaaaataataaaattttttttagtaattatgtAGTCAGAAAATACAGTCAAAAATCTTGTcgagaaatctaaaaaatcaaaCCGATGGTAAACGTGTAATTTATGAACAACATAAATTGATAtgcgtattgtaaaaaaactataaacttACATATGTTGATTCCAGACAATATTAACACAAGTAAAGAAGCCAACTGTTTCGACTAAGCATTAAAAACGACTGTAACGTTCGGTAGTCAGAGGcagaaatcttttattatttttcgattgtattatttattcgttcacgttttaattaaattatttgtacaaatattacaaataaatattttaatacaaattttactacaaaaacttggcgccgctataccgaataatttgccagctctcttttttttttgtgcgtgcatctgaatgtgtaagtgcgtgcgtgtgtgtgtatgtgtatataatcttgtttataagaaagcgatttttaatatctcagtctcttagggccggttgttccaattttttggtaaacttacctacaGGTaggtgtctatcttcatttcttttcttaaattaataaagacaaacatatatatttacttgataggtaagtttacaagaagttggaacaatcgaGCTTATGCGTACATTCGaatatgtctctctctctctctctctctctctctctctctctctctctctctctctctctctctctctctccccctccctctccccctccctctcccttctTCTCTCCTTTTGTTGGAATATATAGTGTTACATGCATTGTCCGGTATACTTCTCAACCGCGAGTTAGCTGTCCGATTCCGGATATCGATCGGCAGCAGCGGTCAACAGCCAAGCAAccggaaatatatatatatatatatatatatatatatatatatatatatatatatatatatatatatgaggagagagagagagagagagagagagagagagagagagagagagagagagagagagagagagagagagagagagagagagaggagaggagaggagagaaagaaaactgTATGATAAAAAGCGATTTTTGACGatcgtttggtacatgtaccaaagtGTACCAATATGTACCAGAGCGTTTTCGCGTGTTTGGTATTTTTTGGTTAAGGCGTGGTTAACCATTTTGGTACATTTCTGGTTGATACCAGCTTTGCAACAAAGTAAGGTAGTTTTTTCCAAATCTGCGGTacgagaaaagagaaaagaaccaGTCCGTTTTAGCGTTCATAGTGGTACATAGTAGTAATACATCGTACCAGGATAAGCTCCACCCCTACCAATATTAccttggtacatgtaccaaacgatcgccaaaaatcgcctAATATAAAGCATCTGAGAAAaacatattacatatgtaaaaataaaagacgaaGTTAGAATATGGAACGAAAGTATGTGTCAAGAATCTTaagattaaagatatttttttcatatttatttctatctttaaaagaagaatagaagagttgaaaattgtattccattgtaaagatttatttcttatttgaattcaaattatttgtttgattCAAATTATCAGTTTCCGCAGaaactttcaaaaattgatttaataaagaagATTGGTACTTAGTAGGGGTaagtaaaattgcaaaatatacaattttatcacTGGCGACAGATTAGCATGAGCTTGTATTTATAGTATAAGAGTGATGATTTTAGTACAGAGAAAGTTACGTGCGTGCACCTCGCAGTGGCTGTTTCTCGTACTAAGGGAACTGGCAGCCGAAATATAACTGAGGGTGACTTTACATGCGGCGTAATCTGTGTACGCGTAATTTACGTATCTAGTAACTTACAAGTACCTATTGCACATGGAGCGCATTTAGCGgaacatcaaaataataacaacCAATCAAgaatctatttaatatttctgctTTATTGTATAACAGAAGGTTTGATTTGTTATTGATCAGGTTTGATAggctttaagaaaatttacgaaaaatacGCTCCATGTGCAATAGATACTTATAAGTTACTAGATACGCGTACGCAGGTTAGGGTGCTGTCCCATGGCCTCGGAAAACGGAatcggaacgagcggatcaccaatcacgggCTCGTTCTGATAGAACCCTTTTACTAATTCCGTCAAAACGGTCCCGTGATTGATGATCTGCTCGTTCCGATTCCGTTTTCCGAGGCCATGGGACAGCACCCTAAGGGTGCAGTCCCATTAAGCACGGATCGGAATGACGGAACGGATTCTGCTAGAGACTTCTAGTGAATTCTTGATCCGGCTGTTCCGTCCGATCGGAACgtgtatattttctcaattccGGACGGATCGGGCGAGTGTTTCTGATCGCACAAGTTTTAAAACACCATTGTATTGGAAAAACATCATTAGTAGACCTATTCTTAACGAGAGTTCGGTAtcgttatattgttataacgATACAAATACGATACTTGTTATGTTGAATACGGCTTTCGCACTTTCTCGAACACCGATACAGCATGCCAAGTTGGCAAATTCTTCGTCGTTTGcagtttttttaacataattaataagattgttttttcatctattgttatgtgttttaaaatatattttcatacaaGCTCCAGCAAGCTGATATTCAGCAATGTCCAGATATAGATGTAGAATTGTCCAGACAATACGACTTCGCCAAAAATACGTAGTTGAAATCACAAACTCGGGTCCAAGAAGCACGTGCGCAGTCCCACGTTAAAATTCAACCTGtctaatattacaaaatattgtatacgTTTCTTTCAATTTCTTCTCTCAACTTAACCACGCATGTTTGTTCCGTTccgtaaaaaatttctctaccCGTCCCATGTAGCAAAAACAGAACGGAATCtggttacaaaatatatttcattcttACAATTCAGTATTTCAAAGTACTCACATCAATGTTATCGGCAAGATAATTGCacaaattatgtatgttatcGCTTCAGTCGCattaaaataacgaaatatatataagcgAAATATATAAGCATTATTAACCTGTGACCGATGTGACATTCCGTTCCGTTTTTGCTACATGGGATTGGTAGAGCAAACTTTTACGGAACGGAACTGGAACGGACTGCTCAATTCTAGTGAGAAATCCGATCCGTCATTCCGATCCGTGCTTAATGGGACTGCACCTTAAATCCGAAATCCGAGTGTGCGGAGTCGCTTTGACGTATGACCGGTCATACGCACACATACTCtctacagcatgaaatattgctgcaacgttgcagaaatattgcaatagtgcataatataactaatattGCAGGAATATTGTagtgttacgtccagccttataggatttaactctttatttggTAGGAAGgatcccaccaaacaccaagttacatgtaacgtatctgttagttgtaatttcccactcaacaatgtaattgtaatatagcacgtgtgttatattgcaattatattattgagtgggaaattacaattaacaagcacattacatgtaactttgtgtttgctgggatatttcagggagaacaggtaaggcagggaagaacgtaacaaaacgtgtagaaTTTCCGTAGGCACACAGATTAAGAGAGAGTAGGTGCTTCGGGTCGAACGCACcttttatgactcaaaaatatagttcaacgtgccgataggcccgctataacccgtttcgagtcgtacgtccgtcggttcaagtttcgagtcaacgaattgaatcgttttaactcgggatcggaccaggTACAGTCTTTGTTCGGGAGGGGCGAGGTCgttgaaacttaaatgaatgatgaagttttacataaaattaaaacaaaagtatttattctaataacaaataaaaataaaaataaaaagaaaatacaaataagccCTGAAGTCGATCATGgtttgacaattttgtaataatggtataatcaaatttaaaacgcATAGTGAGTATGTATatagttgtacaaatattatataagtatgtggtgggcggagaaagggaaacaaagatttttgttttttaatttatagttataacGGTAAACGCGAAGCAAAGAAATAGTCGAAGGGGTTTACTAAATGGTTTCATGAGGAAAACAGGGATGCTTGAAATCGTAAGAGGATAAGGAGTAGCGCGGGAGAGAGTGGGGGATGGAATGTCTTCGGGTTTTGGAGAACTGATCGAAgagtacaataaaaaaacatttgaggGGGGAGAGGGTATTCAACCCTGATAGCACATAAAAGTTTCTGCAATGTTGCAGAGACATAACACTGAAATGTTGAAACTGTTGCAGTAATGTTACGTTATGTCTCTGCAATGTTTCTGTAAGATTGCAGCAATGTCAAAATGTGCGCTTTGATTTGCAAGAacgtttctaaaatattacagaaatatgcTGTGGCAGCTTTTGGTTAGGTCTCTGCAATGTTTCTGTAAGGTTGCAGCAATGTCAAAATGTGCGCTTTGGTCCGCAAGAacgtttctaaaatattacggGAACATGACTATCTCAGGTAGTAAAAGTCGCCGTTATTTtgatgttttagaaaatattttgggtacatgtcctatatatgcagcacttccattatgaaaatattgaaataacataattataatgtaaaaaaaaattttttagattcgtatccagctaaattttttcgatttatCAAAACTATTCTTTCCGTGCTGAATATTTCATGCGCGCACTGTACATTTAGATATTTCTGTGTACTCTGcttattcttttataacaaCTTTTGACACTTGAGGATTCAACGGGAGATTCTCGATCGCATTTCAAAGTGCTACCTTTAtaggataataaaaattgtattgcaGTATTTTTCATACGAGACGAATTGGAACGGACCTAACATAATGTTAGTATTATAAGTTAGCCAATCCctctttttcttaatttaacattgaCTGTTCTTTATTTCGTCTTTAggtttaaatatcaatattatttcttcttcaggtttaaatactaatattaaaatacacacacacatacacacggtGCCGTTACGACTCGCTTATGCGCCCCTATTGCTGCTTTCCATTTACACAAAAACTCAGATAATTCTCACTTGTGACGTGTCATAACTCAGTTGAAGGCACATTCCTTTTGCATTCTCACAAGTGAGATTGAACTGAGTTCATACTCACAATCTGAGCGATTTCAAGACCTTATGCCTTACTGAGTCTCGcgtatttattaaagtacTGAGCATATATTCTCACTTACGCGTTCCTTTTAATCACTGAGTAATGACGTCACTATGtgagtataaaatattcacattACTGAGTGACTCAGTCTCACTTTTAGATAAATGGAAAGCAGCATATGTTGAGAATTGCTCACGCGCTCCAGTACGAAACTACAAAGCAAAAAAAGAAGCTGAaaagtttctattttttacgtaCCAACAGAATCACGACGAGGCAAAAAATagttctgttttttatttttataagtttttgcaattttgtatatttttatatttctaaataattcttatatttttaaaattttatatataattttattttttgttttaacattaacataagatgttaatatattttatattatatttttaagtaatacaCACAGTTCGTAAAAAtgagaattaaaagaaaatatacgaaaaaataatagaaataatagaaaattttaaaaataagaaaaacaattaaaaagttgTGATTTCTGATTTTAACGTTCACGAATATCTTTGTAACatctttttaatcaaaattgttAGCTATTTTACTTTCGATTAATAAAAGTGCTAAATTAGATAGTCGCTTTTGTGTCATTGtacttctaaaataaattttgattaagtttaattttgaaaaaattaattttaattttgaaaaagttgCCTTGCCAGTTGCTGGTAGAGTCAAATCCTCCAAATTTTGCGCTCTACGCTGGAGCATATAATGCGTACTGCCTCGTAACGCTCCCGCATATACACCAtacaacatacataaatacatacatagacatcattatacaatattattatttattattgtatcatttttcttgtttttttcacttcaaaaaaattaaatttataaactaaaataataattatgattttatatagaaaaagaataattatataatctacccagcaaacacagaacattgcagcaacattgcggcaatgttgtaatattgctgtgatgttgctacaatgttataacattgccgcaatgttgctgctatgttctgtgtttgctgggtattttatattatattattttaaattaaattcttaattaaattataaagtatataatgttgtaatgttatttcctattttattattacctgATATTTCTTATAACGTCTTATCTCTtaaactctctttctcttttcatttcttctttctgAAAAAATCGCTGATTCTCCTTCGAATTTCTTATCTCCTgtaatctttctttctctttttatgaTAGTGATGAAGAAACAGAAGGAGGCACTTGGGAACACAAATTGAGATCTCTGAAATGAAGGCGACACAAATGTGGGCTGAAGAATTAACTGCGCAAGCGGAAGGCAAACACCGTATTGGTAATTCTACCACTGGatgagttaaaaaaatttatggaacAATATAATGCTGTAAAACAGGGAAAAGAACCCGATTTGAGTGATTATaaggaatataaattaaaggaAGATAATATAGGTaagactttatattttttctttatcaatatatattacatttatacagGATAATGAGTTTTAATGGTTGTCCCAACTTTTTACCATGAGAGATGGAATTACTGACTGCAATCTTAGTATACACATGTACGGCATTTGCACATGCATATGTGGTACATGTGTGCACTAAGATTGCAGTCGGTAATTCCATCTCTCATGGTAAAAAGTTGGGACAGCCATTAAGACTCACcctgtataatataaaatactaaaatttggTGATTGCATCTTATTAATTCGtaactattattaattcttcTATTCTTAAATTGAATATGTCAAGCTAAATGTTAATAACACTAACATTAGTTTTCATTCCTTGTtacaaatgatattaataatcataacTTGTGTTACAGGATTTCAGATGTTACAAAAGCTTGGATGGAGCGAAGGACAAGGATTGGGTAGCGAGAGGAACGTATTGAATCAATTAACAAGTAATACTCtttatattactaattattttttttatgtcaaatgTGTTTGACTAATATTTTCAAGCTCTTGATCAACAAATGTTTGTTTCTAGAGCGACAAATAGACTCGATAGTGCAGGTCTACGTTCTGAAAGACCAGATGGAGTATCTAGGGATGACGATGAATTTGATGCatatagaaaaagaattatgctTGCTTATAGATTTAGACCTAATCCATTAGTAAGTATTATGAtcgttacaataaaataacaaggatattaagtagaaaatattatctggtttattattacaaatttctttcaaaataatcCAAGAAGACTTTATTACTAAGAGCTAAGATACATTACTATTAAACTAGTATTCCTTTCATTATCAAACAATGTAATAGATTacctttattttgtatatttgagactgtacatttttttaaaaatatatctcttatacaatttttgtctttctcCGAATGAAATTGTTCATCGTTAATTTTTAGGCACTTTAGTGTAAAGAATTATTGCACCTTATTGTTTTTAGTGACCAAAATGaagtatttataaagaaaaatttagtaattttaataaatttttatttgataaaagtgACAATAAAATGTCCGATATTTCTAACTGTtcagaaacataaaatatacaatttttataaattatatttatgtgaatAAGTCATTCACGATAAGTCATAACGAAATTCTCTTAACCTGATGCGGTAGGCTTGTatgaatatatgtaattagCTACATTGGTGtctaagtttaatataaagcaTTTTGTTTTAACTACAAGagtccttttttttcttttggtaTCACAATATGTCGATGTTATTGTGAAAgtagtaatttaaatataatttctatcaataatatctttaaaggtctctattaacatatttctgtaaaagctatctttttctattctttcttCGAGCCTATTAGTGTCATATACACTTGTGAAGTCTACGTCATTAGTAGTATAATAATGTACAGTGAAAGTAGCAATTCCCGCTGCGTGTTTCCCGAATTTGGtaaaatgttgtaataatATCTCGTAAGAAAAGAGTACATTAGGATCGTAACCGGCCTTCTTTATAGTGTCAGATAGTGTTTTGTAATATACGTCTTTAATTATCTGATCAAAACATTTACTCCTTGTTTCTTGCGTGCAGCAGCAGAAGAGTATATGAACTAGATCTAAAACGGGAGATGCATAACGGCATAACTGAAAATCTAAGAAACGCAAGTCGCACGGATTTTTCTCCTGAAAGTAAACAATGCCGGATAAGATGTAAAAGTATACTTGTATGTATGTCTGTATTATTGACTTAATGTAAATGACGTATATTTCATCGAGGAAGTATCTGTACATACTTGGTCGTATTTGAAGAGCATGTTGTTAGTCCAACAATCACCGTGGTTTACAACGGCGTATGGTTCAGCTTCTTTTCCATTAGTTGCGGCAAACATATTTTGCGGCATATTCTCCATGAATCGTTGGTACCTTTCGGAATAATGTTTGTCTTCGTTTGCTAAAGCCTATACATggaataagaaataaagaaaaaaacttttcaaatttcGATGAATGTCGACAATTAGaagattaattttcaaaagagCAACGAAATGTTAAAGTACTTTAAGCACGatgtaaaaaagcatttttcccaattttttcattctctCGTTAGCCTCTAATTGTTCGCCACTATTTACTACTTCTAGAAATATGTGTTCTTTCATTTGCCTCATTTTCTCAAAAGCCGTCGGATTTGCCGCTTTCGTAATGAAGCTATACGCATGAAATTCACCTAGACATCGCATCACTAACTTGAGATGCGGGTAATCCATAATTTTTGACTTTGACATCACGAAACCTTGGGGCGTTAGATTTTCTAACAGCAGtatctatagaaaattatatgtcGTTATCTAAACGATCGTTTCTCTTTGCTTTAAAGTATTCTTTATCGAGAAAAAATCTAATCTCGGTAATCGCGCTACATGAGGAACATGTGAAAGTTTATCATGTTATGAGATAACCGAGGATGATAATTGCAATGTTGTTGAGTCACGTCATCTTATGAGCGAGTAGGATTTGTAGTTGTTATTGCTGAACAAAGGTTCCTTCTATACGTATGCACATCGCTGcacaataatgtaaattaattcttcaCTGAAAACCAGCTGcgaattgcaatataaattaaattgatgaaATAGAGTTTTTCTTCTGATAAGATCTTATCGTTAAGTAAATATGATTAGTAGATTATTAGACAAGTGATGTAAAGTTACATCTTATTGTGCAAGCTGTGGTAAGATAAGGATACCTGTTGTTAGAATGTAATTACC is a genomic window of Monomorium pharaonis isolate MP-MQ-018 chromosome 7, ASM1337386v2, whole genome shotgun sequence containing:
- the LOC118646511 gene encoding LOW QUALITY PROTEIN: SURP and G-patch domain-containing protein 1-like (The sequence of the model RefSeq protein was modified relative to this genomic sequence to represent the inferred CDS: inserted 3 bases in 2 codons); the protein is MGQHPKGAVPLSTDRNDGTDSARDFYDEETEGGTWEHKLRXSEMKATQMWAEELTAQAEGKHRIGNXLPLDELKKFMEQYNAVKQGKEPDLSDYKEYKLKEDNIGFQMLQKLGWSEGQGLGSERNVLNQLTKRQIDSIVQVYVLKDQMEYLGMTMNLMHIEKELCLLIDLDLIH
- the LOC118646716 gene encoding uncharacterized protein LOC118646716: MAENEKIVSDERLYDYLRTYAKSIQLRSPKFHVIESNKGDSYISVVYRVTIEGIEEWNEAKKLELVLKTTRNYGIDNILTSGRVTELFQREASFYQDVLPIFKETMKDHGGMHDRFPILYDVNDESGKEILLLENLTPQGFVMSKSKIMDYPHLKLVMRCLGEFHAYSFITKAANPTAFEKMRQMKEHIFLEVVNSGEQLEANERMKKLGKMLFYIVLKALANEDKHYSERYQRFMENMPQNMFAATNGKEAEPYAVVNHGDCWTNNMLFKYDQEKNPCDLRFLDFQLCRYASPVLDLVHILFCCCTQETRSKCFDQIIKDVYYKTLSDTIKKAGYDPNVLFSYEILLQHFTKFGKHAAGIATFTVHYYTTNDVDFTSVYDTNRLEERIEKDSFYRNMLIETFKDIIDRNYI